The Crassostrea angulata isolate pt1a10 chromosome 1, ASM2561291v2, whole genome shotgun sequence nucleotide sequence ttaaccgtttttgagttatcaAACTGTTTAGACACTTTCCGAATGTAAGCTGATACACTGTCTATGGTAgtaggtaaaggtataatcttttttatttactatgaaAATCGTTCAAATTGGAATTTTTGAGTTTGCAgtttaataaataaaccaatgtgtgcattacaacaagacgcaaatcttgtgtattacaaaacggcagaccgctcgctagtccagctagctcggccgcgggcaagggatTGAATACGTAATTGTTCACATGCACAGCTCGGAATCTACACCCCTgcaaatgtgttcggaatgttttctttctcGTTGCTAAGTAAGttataaatccagaggtgctccatgaaagttcacgagacttcaccgagatttgttcagttcctttgaaatttcgagcggaagtatgtgttcggataatattctcaaaatatgtAAGTAAttgtcgtttttcatatcataccctactttgatttatattaaaacatgaaaatctttaaagatgTATGTCtaatttcaccatctagcggttatttatattaaacgatgaATTCAGAATAGAGTTATCGTttgtgttcaaccacgtgtagagatgttgaaaatataaacattgggttgcttaataaagtcacagccatgtttgatgcttttggtgtgcaataccatgtttttagaaaacaaaTGGGTGTCTGATTCGCATAAAAACCTAGTATATCGAGCCaatttcaaggaacattctgcataaaatatatagtctgtttactattgatgctattactaggtcaggcgcggatcgaaaattaatcctatggggggggggggggtctctattaaagcatgttaattgttgcaacagcagacaaaaactattttttttttgtcatttatttctagaacatattttatccaccaattaataaagttaaagtttataatcaataaaactttagattttatatttgattacaaatacCTAGACTCTATAAGatatagactataaacacgaggcatgatttttactgcgaaagtgaaagggtcaaataaaatcaggtggtctaaaatttaaatgacaataacattcgcaggggtgatctagctagattttaaatgcgactcaaatgcattgcatagaagcagttttttttttttatccataatgtgtttcactagaaaataactaaattgtttaaacactttccgtaaTGTGTAAACTGGTACcttttatgtcagttatacgcacaaataccccgtttatttgtcaaataaaacacaaatacatggtaacaagtctagctttttactctcatattacgcaatacccgaacaaaatagTATTGTtacattaataagatcataatgaacaacttttgcagcgtgacgtcacaatttaaaaaaatttcaaataagggcaatatctatcagatctgaaagtttcacgtaaATTGACCGAGTAGTTTCTGCGAAATCgtgtacacaaaatttgtaagaaaaaaaaagactagggaaaaagaaaccgaacgaaaacaaccctaacaagcattctgagagtattgcataagcaatacacgtcccctaccggtttgtggaaattgtgaaaacaatgcactgttatgcagaatatcaaacccgaacattgaaaaattggaatataaaaaaataattttctcgaaaatatgtcaaccagacgctacaaaagtgtaaacatgatctgtagtttgacattttgaagctgttcagcaaatttcatattattccttaaacgcataaagaaaaaaagtgtggaaaactgaagtgggacagacagacagacagacagaccgacagacggacggacggaccgacggacagacagacggactgacggacgcagaggaaagctatagtcccctctggtgaaaccggtaggggactaataataataagaaccgtacaaaaacaataagtctccaaactttGTTTGGGAGACTTAACTAAATAGGATATCCAcagaaatctttttattaacaaattcctAGTTGTTAATCCTTGCTGCTTCTTTTATAGGGTATACAAAATGACTTATTGGCTTGAATGATTAATAAGTTATCtgtatttgtacattttttcattACCGAACATCCCAGCCAATTGCTATTAACATCTCAGCCCAACATCGAATCATGTGGAAAATAACAGGTTCAATAAAAATACAACTcttgttcttaataaatatgtaaaatctatgatcaatatttttgttgttgaaaaaaataatccataAAATAACAAGCTATATTACATACAAATTACATGTTATGCAGTTAATTGTAAACTCTGGGTATATATGAATTAATGCATTGGACATTCAGAAAAATGTGTTACCAATATGTTCCTATAAAGATCTTCGATTGTTCACATTAATCTTTCATTTCCATTACTTACAGAAATGatttaccggtacatgtaatttcTTATTTGATTTTGGTCACAAGAATTTTGATATTTGTATGAAAGAATGCTGGATAGAATTGCATGTACCTAATTTGTTTGATGAgtactgtatatacatgtttgtgtctATTTATGGATTGTGGGACATTGTCATGTTTATGCATGTTTGAGTCttctgttcatggattgtgggtcatTATCCTAGATTTcttattctaacattttttcagTGGATTGTTCATTACTTTTTGTGTCTTTGAGTTTACTTAATACACATTTGTGTACCTGGTATATGCATTCATTCATATAGAgtttatacatgtgtacattaaaagaaatatatgtgAATGCTTGTGGTTTTTGAATCGctttcatataattataaatgtttgtgtctgttcatgaaTTGTTGGTCACTGTCAGAGATTATTTGCTCTAACATTTTCCCTATAGTTTGTCACTGACTTTTTGTATCTTTGAATTTAGGTATTTGTTCATTTGCAAACATATATAATATGTGAATGCATATGGTTTTGGAGCTGCTTTCATATTATCATGTATTTGTCTGTTCATTGGATGTTGGTCACTGTCATTGATTGTTTgctcaaacattttttctttggGTTGTTCTTGAGTTTTTTTGTGTCTTTAAGGTCAGatattttactgtttatacatgtatgtgtacatatatataggaagtttatatatatatatatatatatatatatatatatacacacacacacacacacacacacacacacacacacacacacacacacacacacacacacaaatatgcGATTGCAGATAGTCTTTTAGtatttaaacattgaaacattATTTCTTGAAAGATGTGGTCACATAACTGTAACGGTGTGTGTATACAAGTTGAATAAAAAGCACTAGCgggttatgaaaatttgtttgtacACACTGTTGCAGTAATCAGATCACCTGTCTTtgaaaaataaggattcaatggctatatttatgttttttacctttccacaattatgatttatttttcaaaatctctGCTATTCTATGAGTAATGCGCATTTAACAGAGGAGCCCATGGAACAGCCGAAccatgctgacaaaaatagtgcactGTGTTATAAATAGTATTCAAATGAATATAACCTTTGATATagtattaaattgataaattcattttactgtttacaaatattaacataaatgaaatgtatattAGCATTAGTAAAATTTCAGGTCATGATGCGGTTGAAGCCACGAGGAAAGTCAGTTATTCATGATCTTCAAGAAATACTGAAAGAAGATAGTATGCGTATGCACCAGATTTGGTAATTAGGTCTTTTTACTCAGATCAATCAGTGCAATTTAATAGATGGTAAGAAGTGAAACTAAATATTGTCATAGTATACACGTTTGTGTTTGTAAATGGGATGTGGGTCACTGTTGTACATTGGTTGTTCAAGCTTATTGTTGAAGTCCTGCTATGGCATGTGTTTATGGTTTGTTGATCACTAGGTAATCAACATGTTCATGGAATTTCAGTCACTGtttcagggttttttgtattcaAACATGTCTGATTATGGGGTTTTGTTCAATATAAGTATCAGTAATATGATGCAGCTAGAGTTGTCAGTTCTTGTTTTTTGGTCACTGTTGTAAGATGCTTGATTGTGATGATTTTCGTGTGTGTGTATATCCCTTCAAAAGTTTGAGTAAGGAAACTAAAGTTGTCtcttttttgttatattcaagGGGCATAACTAATGATGACAGAAGGACGGAATGACAGAACAGGGTAACACTAAAAGCCCTCTACCATTTCATGGCTGGggcataaaaaacaaaaatctataTGGAGGGCAGATAATTACTGACCACAATGGTGTAAAGAGCCATCAAGAAAAACTTGTTACTTTGTGTtacaataacaaaataaatctacatcatatatagagaaaaaataataaatggcACTTCAGTTAATCGAACAGAATAGGGTAACAAAGGAAAAATTAAAACTCACAAAACAAACTGTGAATCAACCACTTCtaagcactaaaaataaaatttaatgcacTCAGTACAATCTTCATTTAGAAACTATGATAAGTTCATGGTGTGTGTTTCAAAACTAATATAACATTTCCAAAACATACCAGGTAATTGAATTTACCTATAAGTAaaacataaatgaaaatttttttgtttacccATTTACAAGATATGAATTTACCTTAAAATATGAGTGCACAACCCTTAATTAACTTGTTGACATAATGTTCGCAAATCAAACTGTGAATGACTCAAATGAATTCTATTCTCTAATATGTTGCGCCAAAATCAAACAGTATTAGCTCGACTTGAATTAAAACTTGTATTCTGAATCTGCTCGCAATAAGTTGATCATATCATTAACATATAATTAGTAGATCCTTATAGGGCACTAAAAATTACCCAACAGCACTTTAGGCTCTTAAATTCCTCTTACAGAATTCTAAGCTCTCTGGTATCACCATGAATGAGATCTTTGCCACTAAATCCTCCATGGAAAAGGATTCTGTCCTGAGCTACACAACAGGCATGGCCAGCCCGCTCAACTTTACTTGTTCCCACCTTGTAGAAATTAATATTTGGTGTATTGGTCATCAGGAGAATATCTCCCACTGGTTGCGAGTTCTGGCCACGAAAAGTTTCACCTCCATGAATAAGAATGGTGGAGGGGCCTTCGATGGCAATGTGATGTTTGCGCCCTCCTGGCATTTTTGACATTGGGGGTAAGGATTTGGCAATGGTGAGAATGTTTTCCATCAGATCGTTTTGGGGGTGTCCACTTCGATAGCCTTTGTGCACCTCTAGTAACTGGTCGTTCCTCCCTCCGATGATGTACAGAGTGGGACCAATGAAGCTGGTTGTGTGGCCCGACCGTGACTCAGTGAAGCGACTATATTCCTCGTAATGGAATTCAAATCTGTCCAGACAGCCCTTTAACATGTACACATTGCCTGTATATTCACTCCCTGGTTGCATGCGTAGAGTTCCTTCCCTTCCTATCACGATGATACTCCCATTGCTCAGCAGTGAGGCAGTGTGGGAACTCAGACCAGCATCGTCGGGAAAACCTGTCACCTTTGGATAAATCCACTCCTCCTTTACTGTGTCAAAAACTACAATGGACGATGTTCTAGCTTTCCCATTCCACCCTCCAATCAAAACAATGTACTTTTTAGCCAATGGAATACATGCATGATGACTGAGAGCTGGGCTGTTTGGAGCCCTCACTTCATTCCATATCATGGTGTCCATATCCAGCTTGAAGATCTTCTTGGATGGTTGAGTGCTGTACCTTGCTTCAATCCCTCCATGAACATACAGGGAATTTCCTGCAAACAGAGAGTTTTTGGATATCAGAAATATagtctaaatacatgtatacgaggaaaatttcaaaattctatGACATACTTATTCATGCAAAGTTTTTATTCAACATCTTCTatggttcattttttttaaaccttttatTGTCCCAACTTAATAAAAAGGCAATATATTTGGTGGCAGGGTTGGGGCCCAGGGTTCACAAAGTGCTAGGTTAGGCCTAAgaaaaaacataggtaatcatagattactaagctcaccgagacggagcatcacccttatgagacatcaccttcataagaccacctttatcattttatatgaaaatcatactttatgatcttggatattcatggattctgttttgacaaaatatcgtatatcatctgataaatttttttat carries:
- the LOC128174024 gene encoding kelch domain-containing protein 9-like; amino-acid sequence: MMSGGSNKAKDDLLVDWEIFCPIGPKLAFHVACVIGNSLYVHGGIEARYSTQPSKKIFKLDMDTMIWNEVRAPNSPALSHHACIPLAKKYIVLIGGWNGKARTSSIVVFDTVKEEWIYPKVTGFPDDAGLSSHTASLLSNGSIIVIGREGTLRMQPGSEYTGNVYMLKGCLDRFEFHYEEYSRFTESRSGHTTSFIGPTLYIIGGRNDQLLEVHKGYRSGHPQNDLMENILTIAKSLPPMSKMPGGRKHHIAIEGPSTILIHGGETFRGQNSQPVGDILLMTNTPNINFYKVGTSKVERAGHACCVAQDRILFHGGFSGKDLIHGDTRELRIL